The Sulfurospirillum diekertiae genomic sequence ATTATGATGCCATGATAGATTTTTACGGCGAAAAGGGACTTGCTATTTTTCGTAAGCATCTGCATACCTACTCAAAAGGGTTTCGCGAAGCGTCTGAATTTAGAGATAAAATTAACCGCATCGAAGATGAAATACTCATGCGAGAAGCGATTGCAACCTTCTTTGCTCAATAGCCATCATCAAAGCCTTGCGCTTTGTGTTTATCCTTTTTATAACTACCTCGATATTTCTCTTTCTCCAGTAAGTTAGCCTCTTTTAAGAGACGTCTGTGTGTCTCTTCAATGTCTATTCCTTCGAGGTTAGCAATGCTATTTGAAACCAAAGTAACGTAATTTTGCAATAAGTTAGTATACGTAGAGTCTAATCTGACAGGCTCAACTTTTTGCAATGTTTTAAGCCCTTTCTCTGCACGTTTTACAAACAAAAGAAAATCAAAATTTTCATTTTTAAGCGCATTCACACAACTTCCCAAAAAGCGTTCCAACGCTCTAATGTATTTTACGCGTGCGTCTTTATCGTTAATGTTCATGGTAAGTTGATGATATTAAGATAGTGTAAGAGGTTGCTGATAAGAATAAAAAACGGTATAAAAATCAGTGATGTAAAAAAAACAAGTACGGTAACATCTAAAGGTCTGCATTCATACAATGCCGCTAAATTGACATTAGTAACAGCCAAAGGCACTACCAGTTCAATGAAAATAAGTGTGGCAACCATCGGTTCTAAATCCAGTATACCAAAGAGAATAACGCCTGCAATGAGTGGTGTGATAATGAACTTAATAAAGCTTACATGTAAAAGGAGTTTAGCGTTAATATCACGCAATTTAATATTGTAAAGGTACATGCCAAAAATGACCAGTTGAATAACCATGGTACAGTATGCACCCATCTCTAAAGGTTTTTGCATTGCTGGATGGAGTTTAATGTCAAATATATTGAGAAGCAGGGCAAGCGCTGCAAACCAGATAACAGGCAATTTCACAATATTAAATAAAGATTGTTTGATGCTAAAGTTCCCTCTGGAGTAGAAAAAAACACCGAGGGTGTAAACGATAAAGACATTGGTGATGTTGATCATACTCATATACAAAATAGAGGCATCACCAAAGAGTGCAATCCCTAAAGGAATACCTAGATTGCCTGTATTTCCAATAATAACACAGATGGTAATGATGGATTTTTCTTTAATGTCTTCTTTAAAAAAAACAAAGGCGATGATAGAACTGATGAGGACACAGATTAAAGAGATGGCTAAGTACCAAAAAGGCGCTTGCAGCAATGAAAAATCAATCGGACGACTGGAAAGTCCCCAAAATGAAAGCATAGGCTGTAAGAAGTAGATGGAAAGAAGGATCATCCCTTTTTCATTCATCTCTTCTTTGAGCATACGTTTTGCCATGAAGCCTAGCAAAATAAAGGCGTAAATAGACAAAATGGAAATAGCTATGGTCATAAGGTCTTAACGTGTCTCATCATAGGGAGTATAATCAGCAGAAGCCTTATTTTTATACGTGCTGAGCTTATTGTCTTGAATTTTGAGGTAATCATCCAAGCGTCTGCGGTTCTCTTCAAAAACTTTTTCAAAATCGTTGTCATCTTTGACTTCACCGTTTTGAAATTTTTCCAAAAGTACATTGGAATTTCCAGTCATTACAAGGTAGCGGATCGTACCGTATTCAAATAGCACCACACTGTTTTGGTTGTCAATCTGTTTTTTATGGAGAACATTGACTTCCTGTTGCGTTCCCGTTTTTGGGTTAAATAACCACGATTTACCATTGCCACCTTTGGCAGACATTGGTTTGAATGTTTGAATGCCAAGGCGTCTTTTGATCCAAAACATTAGTACAACCAAAGCGAGTAAAACGATGATGACAAGAATGTAGCGTGTATCAATAAAATCCGTTGACGACGTCGACGATGTAGGAAGCGGTGAAGTTATTGCATCTGAGCTTTGTGTGGGTCCTTGCATAATGCTACTTCGTATGCGAAGTCCAAAGCCATCAACCGTTTTAGAGGCAACAACACTGACTTTTTTATCGCTTTTAAGCACAACTTTGAGGGTATTATTTTTTTCTGGAATGATGGTGAGTTCTTGAATAATGTTAGAGTTAATGCTCTTTTCGATCATCTTATCGTAACCAAGATCGTTAATCGTAAGAGTCATAGTTGTGGCATCACTTTTTTGAGAGATACTGCCTTCATGTGGCGCATCAAACGAGAGCATAATATCGACACGGTCACTTCGCTCATAAACGTTATACGTTAACAAATTGGAAGCGCTTACCCATGACCATAATGCTAAAAGGGCAAAGAAAATTCTCATAGATTCTCTTTTTTAAAGTATTGGATGACGGTTTTGGAGTCTAGGATTTCATTGATACGGATGGCGAGGTTCTTCTCATACACCATAACCTCTCCTTTACCAAAGATTTTGTTGTTGATATAAAGTTCGACACTTTCACCGGCAGGTTTTTCAAGGTCGATGACAGAGCCTTTTTCGAGTTTTAAAAGCTTTTGAATCGTAATATTGGTCGTGCCAAGTTCCGCCACAAAATCAACACTAATGTCTAAAAGATTTTCAAATCCTGAGAGAAGTTTGCGTGCGACATACTCTTGATCGACTGCGTCCAATGCTATTCCTTTACAGATGGTTAAGCTAACAAAGCAAAAACTCTTCCAAACCTTGGTGTATACATCTTATTATAGTTTATTTTGTTTAAATTGTTTATTAAGGTATGAAATGCTTTCCAGTAGCGATCTCTATTGGCATAACTCTTGCATAACATCTTACGTTTACATGTAAAGATTTTAAAGGGCGATGATGGGAAAATTTGAAGCAAAAATAAAAGAAGATGTGATGCAAAGTATCTTCAACGATACCACCAAAATTTACGAAATGATCGAAACGCGTTTTCTCCTAGACAATGTTCATCGTGACGCGCTGATTGCGCTGTGTAATCAGTTCAACAACGACCTCTCTTTGATGCTCAAAGAGACGAAACTTGCGTAAGGTGGCGTGATGATCACTCCTTCTATTGGAACAACGGAACTTTACAAACAGTTAAGCGTACTGCTGAAAACCGATACCCCCGTCTTTTTGCACGGAAGCCCGGGCATTGGAAAGTCGTACATCGTCAATGATATTGCACAGCAAGAAGGTCTTGAAATCATGGACGTGCGCCTTAGCCAACTGGACGCGGTGGATTTACGAGGCATCCCCACGATAAAAGAGAACCAAACCGTTTGGATGCCGCCCGTTTTTTTGCCCACCGATGCTCAGAGTGAGGGGATTTTGTTTTTAGATGAGCTTAACTCCGCACCTCTTTCGGTGCAAGCGGCGATTTATCAACTGATACTCGATCGAAAGATTGGAGAGTACAGCCTTCCCAAAGGGTGGCGCATTATCTGTGCGGGCAATAAAATCAACGACAAAGGCATTGTTTTTAAACTCCCTTCGCCTTTGAGTAACCGTATGGTGCATCTGGTATTGGAAGCGAAATTTGATGACTTTAAACTCTGGGCAATGAAACATGGGGTGCATCATTTTATCATCGGTTTTTTAGCCTTTCGACCTGATCTTTTAAGTTCTGAAATCCCCTCTTACACGGAAACAAATCCTGCCTTTTGTTCGCCCAGAGCGTGGAATATGCTCTCACATATTTTAAAAAACGTCACCGATATGCACAGTATTCATCCCATTATCTACGGCACGATTGGTTATGCCGCGGGTGTTGAGTTTATCGCGTTTATCAATGTGTACAAAACCCTGCCCGATGTTGACGCCATTTTAGCGGGTGAAACGCTAGTCATTCCGAGTGAGCCCAGTGCATTGTATGCGTTGTGTGCGGCATTGATTGAGCGGTACAACGACCTTACGCAAGCGGAGCATCTTTTGGCGTACTCTAAACATCTGCCGACTGAGTTTGCGGTGATGCTCATTAAAGATTTGATTATCAAAGATGAAGCAATCGCCACATTGGAGAGTTTTGATATGTGGATGGAGCGGCATGGCGACTACATTATCTAATGCCAAAAAGTCACTTTTTGAGAAAATACGCATTCATTTTCTTTTTAACCATCCCTTTTTGTCGGTCTTAGCGCTTTCCATTCCGACGCGTTATACGAATAACGCCAAAAGCGCCTTTCAAACGGATGGTTTTTCGCTGAGCATTGATGAGGAAAAACTCTCACATTACAGTGAAGAGGAGATCATTTATCTCTACGCTCATACGCTGTTACACATCGTTCTCAAACACCCCTTACGCAGAAAAGCGCGCGAAGAGTTGGTATGGAATCAAAGTTGCGATGTGGTGATCAACCTCATTTTAAGTGAGTTCGACCACGTTGGCGTGATACCAAACGATGAGATTTTAGACACGGATTTAACGGGACTGAGTGTGGAAGAGGTGTATGAGATCCTTCACAAAGAGCAAGAAAAAAAACCAAGTTCAGAAAAAGAGGAAAGCGAAAAACAAAAATCGTTTGTCTATGATGAAACCAAACAAGACCTTGAAAGCTCCAACGAGAGTCTGCAAAGCTCCGAGGAGCAGGAGAAGCTTGATAATATCATCATTCAAGCACTCAGCATTGCCAAACAGGCAACGAAAGCCTACGACAGCTTGCGCATTGAAATCGATACACTGCTTAAGCCAAACATTAACCTCTACGATGTTCTCAAAGAGTTTTTGATTACAGCACTTTTTGAAAAGACCGTGACGTACAACCGTCCCAACCGAAAGTATTTTGAACAAGGCATTTACCTTCCAAGTACGCAAAAAAGTAAGGAGCAGTTGGAGCTTATCATCGCCATTGACAGCTCAGGAAGTGTGAGTTTGGAGGAGTACAAAACCTTTTTAGGCATCGTCAAAGAGGTGTGTGAATCGTTTTACGAATACAGCGTGACGCTGCTGCCATTTGATTTACATGTAAAAGAGGAGCTCATTGTCAGTTTCGATAGTTTTAATCCGATCAATTCTGAAAATCTCTTCATTCCCAAAAGCGACGGAGGGACGAATTTTAATGCCGTTTTGGATTTTATCGACACAAAATATGCCATCAGAAGTGAGCAGTTGTTGATGGTATTAAGCGATGGTGAGTTTGACATTGGGCGTTCATTAGTCTGCGAGACGCTCTTTGTTTTGAGTCAAAAAAAGAATTGTGCAAAGTTTGAGCGGTATGGAAGAGTTATCCAATTTAACCTATAAAGAGGAGGTCGATGCCCTCAAGGATGCGCCCAATTTTGAAGCGTTGGGCGATGCGCGCTACATTCATCATAAAGACGTCGAAGCGAGGCTGTATTGGGCATTTTGCAGACCCAGTGGTTCGCATCCTGATCAGATCAGCGATGCGGAACCGCTGGTTTCCATTATGGCGTTTAACCATTCACGCTTAGGTGCATTGGAGCGATTTGAGCGTTTACATCCTGATGTTATAAAGGATGAGTTACTTCGTGTTAAAATAAAGAATCGAACACGCATGCTCTTTCGCGCTCTCGTCGATCATGACTTTAGCGAACTCAATGCAGTTTTAGAACTCGTGCCTATCTTTTTACATGTAGCGATTGATCAGCTTAAAAACGGACGAAAATGGAATGACATCGAGGCGAATTTAGTTGAAGCATCTCGGTTCATCCGCACCGCCGAAAGCTTATTGGATGAGGTGGCTTGGGAGGCGCTTTTTCTTAAGCTCAAAGTGATTGAAGAGAGTTCGGTGGATGATCTTAAAGCGTATTTACAGTACGCGATTGCTTATAAAGAAAAAATTGATATACGGTTATTAGCGTACATTCATGATGAAACGTTAACGTGGATTGCGCAGAGTTCTTTGCATTTGTTGCAGAAAAAAGCGATGGAAAAATTGGCATTAGCGTTGATATAAAGGAAAGTAGTCATGGAAGAGGAAGAAGAATTTGATCTGAAGCATTTTGAAACGTTTTTAGGTGAATCCAGCAGCGAAGGCGGGCATTGGGATAAGATCAAGAAGCGTACGGCGACGCTTTTTCAAGTGCTTATTGATGGGGATTTGAAAGAGTTGGTGTTTGTGCTGAAGCATTACCCACAGTACACGGAATTGGTGTGTGAGCATTTTCGCTATTTGTACAATTATTCGGAGCAGAGTGCGGACATCTTTGCAGCTTCTAAGCTTTTGTACATGAGTGAAGCGTACCATCAAAAGCAGTTTGTGCGAAACCTTTTGCGCAAGCTTGAAAAGATCGAAACGTATGAGCTTTCGCAGGTCAAAACGTTTCTGCTTTTTTTGGTGGAGCATCAAGAGTGTTTGCATCCGATCATCATCAGTTACTACAAAGCGGAGATTGTGGCGTATTTGAAATGTGGAAATTACCATCTTTTACAGCAAAAAATCATCGAAAAAGAGCTTTTGAAGTTACATGTAAAAAGCGATTTTGACTTTGGTGCGAAAGATAGAGACGCTTCGTTAGACATTCCTTACATGGTTTAGGCTACAATCAGCACGGCATGACATTTGCATAGAGCCTACTAAATGTAAAGGAGTGATGATGTTTAAAACGACACCCTATCAGGTCATTTTCTACGAGAAAACAGGCTGTAGTGGTAATGCACGCCAAAAAGCGCTTCTTACAGAATACGGGGTCACGTTTGATGTGAGAAGCCTTTTAGACACATCATGGGACGTGCCAACATTGAACTCATTTTTTCAAGGGCTCACTCCTAAGGAGATGCTCAACCCTTTTGCTCCACAACTGAAAGATGGCAGTTTTAAACTTGAAGATTACACCAAAGAGAGTCTTATTGAAAAAATGGTGCAAGAGCCCATTTTGATTCGTCGACCACTCTTGCAAATAGGTGATGTCAAGCTCTGCGGTTTCGATATTCCACGGCTTAATTTACTTTTACATGTAAAGATGCCCACACCCCAAAATATCAACGCCTGTTTAAGCAGTGACGCATGCAACAATGCTTAGAATATATCTGCAGAGAGTTTGAAAAAGTTAAAGACTATTTGCATGCACCAACCCCTGCTAAAGAGCTCATCATCAATAACCTTTTTACCAATTTTATGCACTGTTTTTCGGAGTACCCATTTGAGAAAAAACGGTATCCCAAAGAGTTTTTGGAGAGTGCCAATCTTTATAATGCGGGTGATGTGGTGATGCTCAAACGTTTTGAAGATATTGGAATGCGTTATTTGCTTTTGAGTGATTTTTACGATTATGTAAAAATCACTCATTTATATCAAAAAGTCTAATCTTCTTTTAAACTTGCAAGTTTGGCACAGAGTTTTTGCGTGACTCTTTTGGTCGTAGCTTCATCACGGTCAAGTCCATAAACACTCAGAGGAAAATTGAGAGGTTTTTGGATGCGCCAGATGCACTCATGCTCTTCGGTTGGAAGTATCTCCGCAGGATTACCTACAGCGACCCAACCAATAGGAACCATACTGCCAGGTTTGATATGTGATTTGATGTGAACCACTGCGCCAATGCGAATTTCACTGCGCGCGCCGACATGAGACGCATGTAAAACAGAGGCGCTGGTCGCCACAAAAACTTCCTCTTCTAAAACGCAGCCAACAACATGGGCATGGGGGCCGATCAGACAGTTGTTTGCGATGGTTAAAGGATGATTGTCGAGACTTCTAAGCACGGCGTTTTCCATAATAACACACTCTTCACCAATAGTAATTGACCCACCTTCTGCGATGATTTGCGCTCCAAACATAATGCGAACATTCGCACCGATGGTGACATTGCCATAGACCATGGCGTTAGGCGCTATATACGCGGTAGGGTCGATGCGTGGGGATACGCCTTGATGACTTGAAATCATATAATTTCCTTTTGATAGCACAGATACGTGTGGGTGAGATAAAATAAACATGAAATTATACTGCTAAGCGAGGCAAATAAAGCTATAAAAAAAATAAATTTTTAGAGTGAAACGATATGAAAATAGTTCAAAAGATAGCTAATAAACATAAGATACGGGATGAAAATAAACGAGGTAAAAAAGACCAAAGAAGCGACATCAACAGGATTACACCCATAAATGGCTGCGACATTAATGTTGTTGAGTGCTAAAGGCATGATGAGCTGAACCAGTAAAATAGCTGCAACTAAGGGCTCGAGTGGAAGAAGGTAAAAGAGGATCCAAGCACTCAGCAAGGGTGCAAAAATGAACTTCACAAGGTTTACATGTAAAAGCAGTTTATAATTGAGCGTCTTGATCTTGACATTGCACAGATACATACCAAAAACGATGAGTTGAAGCACGATCATACAGTACGCACCCATCTCCAGTGACTTAAAAATTGTCGGTGGAATCTGAACGTGAGCAAAATTGAGCGCTAGGGCAATAAAAGACGCCCAGATGACAGGCAGTTTGACGATGTTGAGCAGGGATGCTTTAAGGTTGGACGTGCCACCAGAGTAAAAGAAAACGCCTAAAGTGTAGGTCATAAAGGTATTGGCAACGCTGATCATACTGGTGTAAATGATAGACTCCTCACCAAAGAGTGCAATGCCCAAAGGAATGCCAAGGTTGCCCGTATTACCAAGCGCTACGGCGATACTCATGATCGCTTTTTCTTTATTATCTGTGAAAAAAAGTCGTGCAAAAATGTACCCAAGTGCGATCGTCACACAGGAAATCAACACATAATAAAAAGGAACTTGCAGTAAAGAAAGCGTAATGGGTCTGGTAGAAAGCCCCCAAAAAGAAAAAATTGGGTGCAGAAAATAGACGGTAATAATGCTCATGCCGCGCTCTTGTATCTGCTCTTTAAAGATTTTTTTCGCGATAAATCCAAAGAGGATAAAAACATAAATCGATAAGATCGCAACAACGATATTCATAGCAAAGACTCTTTACATGTAACGATTTTTAAAAAGGTATTGTAACGAAAATATGAGCCAAAAGATTTACTCTTTCGTGCTACAATGAAATCAGAAGTTTATAACGCATGGGCTTTCTGCCGAAGAAAACGCTGCGTTAGCGAAGTTAAAAAATGAAAAGAAGAGACCATGAAAGAATTTATAGCCAACATTCAAACCGCCATCATCGGAACACTGGACGCCAAAGGAGACCCCTTTAGTTCATACGCCCCTTACGTGTATGACAACAACCGTTTTTACGTCTACATCTCCGACATCGCCACCCACGCCAAGAACATTCAAGCAAACCCCAAAGCATCGCTTTTTTTCGTGGAAGACGAGAGCAAAACCGAAAATTTATTTGCCAGAAAACGTGTGAGTTTGCAATGCGATAGCACCAAAATCGTCCGTTGGACAGAGCGTTTTGAAGCAGTGATGGGTTTGTTTGCACAAAAATTTGATGCCAAAATGGTCAAAACCCTCAAAAAAATGACCGACTTTAATCTGTACGAACTCAAAGTCAATTACGGCGAAGCAACCTTTGGATTTGGCAAAGCCTATTTTGTTGGTGGGGAAAACATGGACGAATTGGTAGCGCGAACCGGCGATAATCCGCATCATGGGGTGAAGTGAAAGGGTTTACATGTAAAGGGGAAAGTTAAAAGTTTAGCCCTCATTTTCTTCCGATTCTTTTTCTTTATTGATTTGGAATTCAGCTAAATAAATTGAATGTATTTCAGGGGTATCTTCTAAGAATCTTATATCTGCTTCAATTTGTCCTCGTTTGCCTTTTATCTTATTATGTCGATTTTGAATAATGCTTATCAAGTCATTATGGAGATTACTGTTAAAAGTATCATAGTTCCTAATAATTTTTGTATCGTCAAGTTTTTTAATCCAGTATGATAAAGATTTAAAATGTTTTATTTGTGCAGAGAAATTTCGGCTATTTTGGAATAATAGATATTCTTGACTTATCATGGTATGTAAATCGTTTTTAGAGACTTTACGGAAAGAGTTTAATGTTCTTCTTGCATTATTTGAAGTTAAATATTCTTTATTTGTAAGTAAAAGTATTTTGTTAAACGATATTTTGTTTTTGTTGTGTAAAGTCATAATTTTTAATAACCTGAAAAATAAACGTATAAAAGCAAGACTTTTTTCTATTTTTTCTTTAATAGAAGTATGATCGTTCATAAAATAACCTTATGATAATGAAACTATATATTTTGTAGTGTAACAAATATATTCTTAATATGTAAAGTAATTTTTTAGCCATATTGTAACGCAAAAATAAGGAGTTTATCCCTTGCAAAACAAGGGCTACTTTAAATGATTTTTTTCTTCTAAAAACCTAAAAAAGTGATCTGTCTTCATTTTGTTAGCGTGAAATAACCGCAGTCTTAAAAAAGATGTTGATTTTGCTTTAATACACTAAAAAGCGATTTGATCGTGTTGTCGTAGATTGCTTTATCTTTCAGTGCTTTTGTCGATAAAATGGCTCCTTCGACCACACTGAGTATAAAGAGTGATAAATTGTATGGTGAGGAGCATTCTAATTCATGGTGCTCAATGGCTTTTACAAGAATTTTTTCGATAGTTTCTCTGAGGCGTTCGTATCGTTCTTTCAATAACAGCTCAAAATCGGGATCAATGTTGGACATCTCTTGTATGAGGTTGGCTAACGGACAGCCTCTTTCGCAAATAATAGGATATGACGTCAGTAACATGGTTTGAAAATGCTCTAAGTAGGAAGAGGGGTATTTTAAAATATCTTCGTATTTTGTACCAAATATCTCCTTTGACTTTTCTCTTATACACGCTAAAACCATCTCTTTTTTATTTTCAAAGAAATGATACATTGAGCCTTTATTCAATCCCGCTTTTTTTAATATTTTTAGGACGGAAGCGCCTTGATAGCCATTGGTATATACTTCTTCAAACGTAATTTCTAATAATAATGTTCTAGTATCTTTTTCTTTCGCCATTGCTTTCCTTTAAAAGAATTATAGCAGAAAAAGTTGACCTTAAGGTCAATACATGTTATAATACTTGACTTTAAGGTCAAGAATAACTCAATAAAGGAACACTATGAAAAGAGTCGTCATTACAGGAATGGATATGATTACACCACTTGGGTATGACATGAAAACGTCATTTCAAAATATTATCGCAGGGAAAAGTGGCATAACAACGATCAGTAATTTTGATGCAAGCCCTTTGCCTGTGCACTTTGCGGGAGAAATAAAAGCGTTTGATGCTTCTGCTATTATGAATCCAAAAGATGTTAAAAAAACAGATAGGTTTATTCACCTTGGCATTAAAACGGCAGTTGAAGCGTTTAAGGATGCGCATTTTCCAGAAGATGGCAGTATAGATTTTGAGCGTTTTGGCATTGTCGGTGCTAGTGCCATAGGAGGATTGCCTCGCATCGAAGAGAGTGCTATCACCTTGCACGAGAAAGGCTCTTCGCGTATCTCTCCTTTTTTTATTCCCGCGTCATTGGTCAATTTATTAGGCGGACATATCGCGATTACATTAGGACTAAAAGGACCCAATCTCTCCTCCTCAACGGCATGTGCCGCAAGTAATCACGCCATCAGTGAAGCGTGTCGCATCATTATGCTAGAACAAGCCGACATCATGCTTGTCACGGGTTCAGAATCCGCTCTTTGTGCTTTAGGCATTTCGGGATTTGCATCCATGAAATCTCTCTCTACTCATAACGAAAACCCACAAACCGCGTCACGACCGTTTGATAAACACCGAGATGGTTTTGTCATGGGCGAGGGTTCAGCAACCTTGGTTTTAGAAGAGTACGAGCATGCCATCAAACGAAACGCCAAAATTTACGCGGAAATTGTAGGCTTTGCAGAGAGTTGCGATGCCAATCATATCACCACACCGACCATCCAAGGCCCGTTACGGTCGATGCAACAAGCGGTTAAAATGGCAGAAAAGAGTGATGCTAATTTTGCTTTGGATTATATCAATGCACATGCAACTTCCACTCCCGTAGGCGATAAAAATGAAACCGAAGCTATTAAACAACTTTTAGTGGGTAAACCCATACCTCCTGTCTCTTCCACCAAAGGTGCTACGGGACATTGCTTGGGAGCCAGTGGTATGATTGAAGCGGTGATTACCATTTTAGCGATGCAAGAGAGCATTTTACCGCCTACGATTAACTACACAGAAGCGGATTTGGAAAATCAGTGCGATTTGGACTATGTCCCCAATCAAGCACGTGCGCAAAAAATTAAGTATGCGATGAGCAACTCTTTTGGTTTTGGGGGTACCAATGGAACGATCATCTTTAAAAATTTAGCGGTTTAGGGGAAATTACATGTAAACAAACCACCTAATTCATTCAAGAAGATAAAGGTGAAGTTAAAAATTTAGCTCTGAGCCTTTATCTTCTTATCCTAGTATATTTTAATTTTCATAAAATGAGGGGAACATGACAAAAGAGGAACTTGGAAAACTGTATCCTATTAAATTATCTGAATATACTACAAATTGGGAACAATTATATGAACAAGAGATCAAAGATTTACAGACAATCTTAGGAGATAACCTTGCTCTTGGATTTGAGCATATCGGAAGCACAGCTATTCCAGGAATGCTTGCAAAACCGACAATAGATATACTCGTTGATATCCCAGAAGACACAAAGCTATGTGAAATCATAGATAAAATGCCAGATAACTATATCCACATGCAAGAAGTAACAAGCTATATAATGTTTGTTAAGGGCTATACTCCAACTGGCTTAGCAAATGAGTCGTTTCATATTCACCTAGGGCCAAAATCTAAGCACTTTCTATGGGACAGAGTGTTTTTCAGAAACTATTTAATAATGAATCCAAATGAACAGAAAGAATACATAAACCTAAAAATTAAGCTTCAGAAAAAATTCAAATATGACAGAGAAGGATATACGCATGGAAAAAGCGAATATATAAAGCGTATAACCACAAAGGCGAAAGAGATTGCCAATTCAATTAAGATATGAATTCAATCCTTTTTGAAGTAAAGGGGGGAAAAGGGTTAAACTTTGTGTTTGTCAGTACAAAAAAATAAAGGCTGTTTCTGGCAGATAAAATGTTTTACATGTAAAGATAGTAACTTAGAAAAAGTAGCTTCTTCCCTTTCGTATCCTTCTTCATATGGTTATTTCATCGTTTTTTCAAATCGAAAGAAATCTTCATCTTCAGGAAGGTTATGCTCAGTGGGTGCATGGGTATCGATGTGATGTTTATTGAAGTATTCAACAATATGAAAGCCACATTTATTGACGTAAAAATGGATGTTACGTTTCTCAAAATAAGGCGTATGTGTTTCCCAGATTTTTGTTTTAGGGTGCTTTTCTTCGATGGCTTTCCATGCTTGCGTACCCATGCCTTTACCGTGTGCATTGACAC encodes the following:
- the fabF gene encoding beta-ketoacyl-ACP synthase II; translated protein: MKRVVITGMDMITPLGYDMKTSFQNIIAGKSGITTISNFDASPLPVHFAGEIKAFDASAIMNPKDVKKTDRFIHLGIKTAVEAFKDAHFPEDGSIDFERFGIVGASAIGGLPRIEESAITLHEKGSSRISPFFIPASLVNLLGGHIAITLGLKGPNLSSSTACAASNHAISEACRIIMLEQADIMLVTGSESALCALGISGFASMKSLSTHNENPQTASRPFDKHRDGFVMGEGSATLVLEEYEHAIKRNAKIYAEIVGFAESCDANHITTPTIQGPLRSMQQAVKMAEKSDANFALDYINAHATSTPVGDKNETEAIKQLLVGKPIPPVSSTKGATGHCLGASGMIEAVITILAMQESILPPTINYTEADLENQCDLDYVPNQARAQKIKYAMSNSFGFGGTNGTIIFKNLAV
- a CDS encoding GrpB family protein, whose translation is MTKEELGKLYPIKLSEYTTNWEQLYEQEIKDLQTILGDNLALGFEHIGSTAIPGMLAKPTIDILVDIPEDTKLCEIIDKMPDNYIHMQEVTSYIMFVKGYTPTGLANESFHIHLGPKSKHFLWDRVFFRNYLIMNPNEQKEYINLKIKLQKKFKYDREGYTHGKSEYIKRITTKAKEIANSIKI